One part of the Lapillicoccus jejuensis genome encodes these proteins:
- a CDS encoding class II 3-deoxy-7-phosphoheptulonate synthase, whose translation MTPQDSALLQADLEKAAGSLVARQQPEWPDAEALRAAVATLSSYPPLVFAGECDQLRTRLAAAARGEAFVLQGGDCAETFADATADNIRDRVKTVLQMAAVLTYGASVPVVKMGRMAGQYAKPRSSGSETRDGVTLPAYRGDMINDFAFEETARRPDPQRLVRAYHTASATLNLVRAFTTGGFGGLQHVHDWNKGFVATSANVHYERIAHDIDKAMRFMVACGVDVDAMSATEFYSAHEALLLDYERPLTRVDSRTGKAYDTSAHFVWVGERTRDLDSAHIDFVSRISNPVGIKVSAKADPAELLKIIDKVDPQHEPGRVTLITRMGCGTVRDALPAVVEAVTAAGAEVTWICDPMHGNTFESASGYKTRRFDDVVDEVRGFFEVHRALGTVPGGIHVELTGNDVTECLGGTMHIEDADLATRYETLCDPRLNHQQSLELAFLVAEMLSAE comes from the coding sequence GTGACACCGCAGGACAGCGCGCTCCTCCAGGCCGACCTCGAGAAGGCGGCCGGCTCCCTCGTCGCCCGCCAGCAGCCCGAGTGGCCCGACGCCGAGGCCCTGCGGGCGGCGGTGGCGACCCTGTCGTCGTACCCCCCGCTCGTCTTCGCCGGCGAGTGCGACCAGCTGCGCACGCGGCTGGCCGCGGCGGCCCGCGGCGAGGCCTTCGTGCTCCAGGGCGGCGACTGCGCCGAGACCTTCGCCGACGCGACGGCCGACAACATCCGCGACCGGGTCAAGACCGTCCTGCAGATGGCGGCCGTGCTGACCTACGGCGCCTCGGTGCCGGTCGTGAAGATGGGCCGGATGGCGGGGCAGTACGCCAAGCCGCGCAGCTCGGGCTCGGAGACCCGTGACGGCGTGACGCTGCCGGCCTACCGCGGCGACATGATCAACGACTTCGCCTTCGAGGAGACCGCGCGCCGGCCCGACCCGCAGCGGCTGGTCCGGGCGTACCACACGGCCAGCGCCACCCTGAACCTCGTGCGGGCGTTCACCACCGGCGGTTTCGGCGGTCTGCAGCACGTCCACGACTGGAACAAGGGCTTCGTCGCGACCTCGGCGAACGTGCACTACGAGCGGATCGCCCACGACATCGACAAGGCGATGCGCTTCATGGTCGCCTGCGGCGTCGACGTCGACGCGATGAGCGCGACGGAGTTCTACTCCGCCCACGAGGCGCTGCTGCTGGACTACGAGCGCCCGCTCACCCGCGTCGACTCGCGCACCGGCAAGGCCTACGACACCTCGGCGCACTTCGTGTGGGTCGGGGAGCGCACCCGAGACCTCGACAGCGCGCACATCGACTTCGTCTCGCGGATCAGCAACCCGGTCGGCATCAAGGTCTCGGCCAAGGCCGACCCGGCCGAGCTGCTGAAGATCATCGACAAGGTCGACCCGCAGCACGAGCCGGGTCGGGTCACGCTCATCACCCGGATGGGCTGCGGCACCGTGCGCGACGCGCTGCCGGCGGTCGTCGAGGCGGTCACCGCGGCCGGCGCCGAGGTGACGTGGATCTGCGACCCCATGCACGGCAACACGTTCGAGTCGGCCAGCGGCTACAAGACGCGGCGCTTCGACGACGTCGTCGACGAGGTCCGCGGCTTCTTCGAGGTGCACCGCGCGCTGGGGACCGTCCCCGGAGGGATCCACGTCGAGCTGACCGGCAACGACGTCACCGAGTGCCTCGGCGGCACGATGCACATCGAGGACGCCGACCTCGCGACGCGCTACGAGACGCTGTGCGACCCGCGGCTGAACCACCAGCAGAGCCTCGAGCTGGCCTTCCTCGTCGCGGAGATGCTCAGCGCGGAGTGA
- a CDS encoding DUF1028 domain-containing protein, whose protein sequence is MTFSIVARQGGSVGVAVASKFIAVGAVVPQTRLGVGAVATQSFARVAYREEVLALLDQGVSPADALARTTAADEDRDRRQLGAVSAEGQATFTGAGCMDWAGGVTGELAEDGGTTRYAIQGNILVGEQVVLEMERAFRAGAGRPLAHRLVEALLAGDAAGGDARGRQGAAVVVATPGAGYDHAGTEVDLRVDDHPQAPTELARLLDLNDLYFSGPEDVVPLEGDVADEVATRLRTLGYDAPQVEAALGEWAGVENYEMRLVPGGIDTKVLQRLRDLTA, encoded by the coding sequence ATGACCTTCTCCATCGTGGCCCGGCAGGGTGGCTCGGTCGGCGTCGCCGTCGCGAGCAAGTTCATCGCCGTCGGCGCCGTCGTGCCCCAGACCCGGCTCGGCGTCGGGGCGGTCGCGACCCAGTCCTTCGCCCGGGTCGCCTACCGCGAGGAGGTCCTCGCGCTGCTCGACCAAGGGGTCTCCCCCGCCGACGCGCTGGCCCGCACGACCGCGGCCGACGAGGACCGCGACCGCCGCCAGCTGGGGGCCGTGTCCGCCGAGGGCCAGGCCACCTTCACCGGCGCCGGCTGCATGGACTGGGCCGGCGGCGTGACCGGGGAGCTCGCGGAGGACGGCGGGACCACCCGCTACGCCATCCAGGGCAACATCCTCGTCGGCGAGCAGGTCGTCCTCGAGATGGAGCGCGCCTTCCGCGCGGGCGCCGGGCGGCCGCTCGCGCACCGGCTCGTCGAGGCGCTGCTGGCCGGCGACGCCGCCGGCGGGGACGCGCGCGGCCGGCAGGGCGCCGCCGTCGTCGTCGCCACCCCCGGCGCGGGGTACGACCACGCCGGCACCGAGGTCGACCTGCGCGTCGACGACCACCCGCAGGCCCCGACCGAGCTGGCCCGGCTGCTCGACCTCAACGACCTGTACTTCTCCGGACCCGAGGACGTCGTCCCGCTCGAGGGCGACGTCGCCGACGAGGTCGCGACCCGCCTGCGCACCCTGGGGTACGACGCCCCGCAGGTCGAGGCCGCGCTCGGGGAGTGGGCCGGCGTGGAGAACTACGAGATGCGCCTGGTCCCCGGCGGCATCGACACCAAGGTGCTGCAGCGGCTGCGGGACCTCACCGCCTGA
- a CDS encoding lysophospholipid acyltransferase family protein: MFYWFLKRIVLGPVLRVLFRPWVEGAEHIPEEGAAIFASNHLSFSDSIFLPLTVPRRMTFLAKSDYFTGRGVKGWLTAGFFRGVGQLPIDRTGGKASDAALRSGLRVLRRGDLLGIYPEGTRSPDGRLYRGRTGIARMSLESGAPVLPVAMIGTDKAQPTGKKVPKIMRIGIRIGPPLDFSRYEGMENDRFVLRAITDEIMYELMLLSGQEYVDEYATSAKERLLKAARVKARELQDAARPGSAAPELEAALAAAEGEGEGEGYDGLTTDPAAALDHVRDLAHGEGGHAKDPEDAAGRQAAS, from the coding sequence GTGTTCTACTGGTTCCTGAAGAGGATCGTGCTCGGCCCGGTGCTGCGCGTGCTGTTCCGCCCGTGGGTCGAGGGTGCCGAGCACATCCCCGAGGAGGGGGCGGCGATCTTCGCCAGCAACCACCTGTCCTTCTCGGACTCGATCTTCCTGCCGCTCACCGTGCCGCGCCGCATGACGTTCCTCGCCAAGTCCGACTACTTCACCGGGCGCGGGGTCAAGGGCTGGCTGACGGCCGGGTTCTTCCGGGGCGTCGGGCAGCTGCCGATCGACCGGACCGGCGGCAAGGCCAGCGACGCGGCCCTGCGCTCCGGCCTGCGGGTGCTGCGCCGCGGCGACCTGCTCGGCATCTACCCCGAGGGCACCCGCTCGCCCGACGGCCGGCTCTACCGCGGCCGCACGGGGATCGCCCGGATGTCGCTGGAGAGCGGCGCGCCGGTGCTGCCCGTCGCGATGATCGGGACCGACAAGGCGCAGCCCACGGGCAAGAAGGTCCCCAAGATCATGCGGATCGGCATCCGCATCGGGCCCCCGCTCGACTTCTCCCGCTACGAGGGGATGGAGAACGACCGCTTCGTCCTGCGCGCTATCACCGACGAGATCATGTACGAGCTGATGCTGCTGTCGGGGCAGGAGTACGTCGACGAGTACGCGACGTCGGCGAAGGAGCGGCTGCTCAAGGCGGCGCGGGTCAAGGCCCGCGAGCTGCAGGACGCGGCCCGGCCCGGCTCCGCCGCCCCCGAGCTGGAGGCGGCGCTGGCCGCCGCCGAGGGCGAGGGCGAGGGCGAGGGGTACGACGGCCTGACGACCGACCCGGCCGCCGCCCTGGACCACGTGCGCGACCTCGCCCACGGTGAGGGTGGGCACGCGAAGGACCCCGAGGACGCCGCCGGACGCCAGGCCGCGAGCTGA
- a CDS encoding alpha/beta hydrolase translates to MPGAEPYSHDGGEIGVVVCHGYTGTPQGLRPWAEHLAAAGYTVRLPRLPGHGTTWRQLAGTRWPDWYAAVDSEFRELHETCREVFVAGLSMGGLLATKLAIEHGPRVAGLLLVNPVFAHDNRLLPLLPALRHVVPSLPGVVGDIKKPGVRELGYDRNPLQAMHSQRRLWAEVVRDLPEVTQPVLLLHSREDHVVPPMSSALLLSRISSDDVTEIWLENSFHVATLDNDAPLIHDESVRFIERLTAGRG, encoded by the coding sequence ATGCCCGGTGCCGAGCCGTACAGCCACGACGGGGGTGAGATCGGTGTCGTCGTGTGCCACGGGTACACCGGCACCCCCCAGGGGCTGCGACCGTGGGCGGAGCACCTGGCCGCCGCCGGGTACACCGTGCGACTGCCCCGCCTGCCCGGTCACGGGACGACGTGGCGGCAGCTGGCCGGCACCCGGTGGCCGGACTGGTACGCCGCCGTCGACAGCGAGTTCCGCGAGCTGCACGAGACGTGCCGCGAGGTGTTCGTCGCCGGGCTGTCGATGGGCGGGCTGCTCGCGACGAAGCTGGCCATCGAGCACGGCCCGCGGGTGGCCGGGCTCCTGCTCGTCAACCCGGTCTTCGCGCACGACAACCGGCTGCTGCCGCTGCTGCCCGCGCTGCGGCACGTCGTCCCGAGCCTGCCCGGGGTCGTCGGCGACATCAAGAAGCCCGGGGTGCGCGAGCTGGGGTACGACCGCAACCCGCTGCAGGCCATGCACTCGCAGCGCCGGCTGTGGGCGGAGGTCGTGCGCGACCTGCCCGAGGTGACGCAACCGGTGCTGCTCCTGCACTCCCGCGAGGACCATGTCGTGCCCCCGATGAGCTCGGCGCTGCTGCTGTCGCGGATCTCCAGCGACGACGTCACCGAGATCTGGCTCGAGAACTCCTTCCACGTGGCTACCCTCGACAACGACGCTCCCCTCATCCACGATGAGTCGGTGCGGTTCATCGAGCGGTTGACCGCCGGGAGAGGCTGA
- a CDS encoding endonuclease/exonuclease/phosphatase family protein gives MTGERGPATLRLASYNTRDFLDDRHAAARVVRALAPDVLCLQEVPRRLLGGRRVRAFAAEGGMGWGGGHRGSGGTTVLTGPRVTRLALEHHRLPVLPGVRTRGYAVARVALGDRPPLTVVSVHLSLSPAQRVRHVHRLLGVVEPDGSATRTLVAGDLNEGPDGAAYGVLSTRHRAATDGTPTFPVWAPDKALDVVLATPDLLVRPGDPVDLDEDDVRAASDHRPVWVEVEV, from the coding sequence GTGACCGGGGAGCGGGGACCCGCGACGCTGCGGCTGGCGTCGTACAACACCCGCGACTTCCTCGACGACCGGCACGCGGCGGCGCGCGTCGTGCGCGCGCTCGCCCCCGACGTCCTGTGCCTGCAGGAGGTGCCGCGCCGGCTGCTCGGCGGCCGGCGGGTGCGCGCCTTCGCCGCCGAGGGCGGGATGGGGTGGGGCGGCGGTCACCGCGGCAGCGGCGGCACCACGGTCCTCACCGGCCCGCGGGTGACCCGGCTGGCGCTCGAGCACCACCGGCTCCCGGTCCTGCCCGGGGTGCGCACCCGGGGGTACGCCGTCGCCCGGGTCGCCCTCGGCGACCGACCCCCGCTCACCGTCGTCAGCGTCCACCTCAGCCTCTCGCCCGCCCAGCGGGTGCGGCACGTGCACCGCCTGCTCGGCGTCGTCGAGCCGGACGGGTCCGCGACCCGGACCCTCGTCGCCGGCGACCTCAACGAGGGTCCCGACGGGGCGGCGTACGGGGTCCTCTCGACGCGCCACCGCGCCGCGACCGACGGCACCCCCACCTTCCCGGTGTGGGCGCCGGACAAGGCCCTCGACGTCGTCCTGGCGACGCCGGACCTGCTCGTCCGCCCCGGCGACCCGGTCGACCTCGACGAGGACGACGTGCGCGCCGCCAGCGACCACCGACCCGTATGGGTCGAGGTCGAGGTCTGA
- a CDS encoding ROK family glucokinase has protein sequence MTSAPGADLAIGIDIGGTKVAGGVVAADGTVSRRARRDTPHRSTSPDVVEDTIVAVVEELFAAVGRERVVAVGIGAAGFVAADRRTVVFAPHLSWRHEPLQENLARRVNVPITVDNDANAAAWAEWKFGAARGETHTMIVNLGTGIGGGIVIDGRVQRGRYGIAGEFGHMQVVPNGLRCECGNRGCWEQYASGNALVREARGLIAARSPVANDLLAGVGGDPSALTGPGITAAAQAGDPTAVELLAEIGHWLGVGIANLAAAFDPGTFVVGGGVSAAGPLLLDPARETFRRQLTGRGYRPMARVVAAELGNEAGLIGAADLARMDSAGLELP, from the coding sequence ATGACCAGCGCGCCCGGCGCCGACCTCGCCATCGGCATCGACATCGGCGGGACCAAGGTCGCGGGTGGCGTCGTCGCCGCCGACGGCACCGTCTCGCGCCGCGCCCGCCGCGACACCCCGCACCGCTCGACCTCGCCGGACGTCGTCGAGGACACGATCGTCGCCGTCGTCGAGGAGCTGTTCGCCGCGGTCGGGCGCGAGCGGGTGGTGGCGGTCGGCATCGGCGCCGCCGGGTTCGTCGCGGCCGACCGGCGCACCGTCGTCTTCGCCCCGCACCTGTCGTGGCGCCACGAGCCGTTGCAGGAGAACCTCGCCCGCCGGGTCAACGTCCCGATCACCGTCGACAACGACGCCAACGCCGCGGCGTGGGCGGAGTGGAAGTTCGGCGCCGCGCGCGGCGAGACGCACACGATGATCGTCAACCTCGGCACGGGCATCGGCGGCGGCATCGTCATCGACGGCCGGGTGCAGCGCGGTCGCTACGGCATCGCCGGCGAGTTCGGGCACATGCAGGTCGTGCCCAACGGCCTGCGCTGCGAGTGCGGCAACCGCGGCTGCTGGGAGCAGTACGCCAGCGGCAACGCGCTCGTGCGCGAGGCGCGCGGCCTCATCGCCGCCCGCTCGCCCGTGGCCAACGACCTGCTGGCCGGCGTCGGCGGCGACCCCTCCGCCCTCACCGGGCCGGGGATCACCGCGGCCGCGCAGGCCGGGGACCCCACCGCCGTCGAGCTGCTCGCCGAGATCGGCCACTGGCTCGGGGTCGGCATCGCCAACCTCGCCGCCGCCTTCGACCCCGGCACCTTCGTCGTCGGCGGCGGGGTCAGCGCGGCCGGCCCCCTCCTGCTCGACCCGGCTCGCGAGACGTTCCGGCGCCAGCTGACCGGCCGCGGCTACCGCCCGATGGCCCGCGTCGTCGCCGCGGAGCTCGGCAACGAGGCCGGGCTCATCGGCGCGGCCGACCTGGCCCGGATGGACTCGGCCGGTCTCGAGCTGCCGTGA
- a CDS encoding ArsA family ATPase yields MRIVLFTGKGGVGKTTTAAATAVAAARAGLRTLVLSTDAAHSLGDALGVPLPDAPATGPVDVEPRLRALHASAGRTLDPSWRLVQDYLLRVLDSVGVDPVVADELTALPGADEVAALLALHEHAGSGEHDLVVVDCAPTAETLRLLALPEALAWHLERLLPAQRGLLRTLRPAATAAAGVPLPGPEVVETVRGWLQRMREVQRLLTGQQASVRLVTTPERVVVAESRRTWTSLSLYGVAVDGVVVNRLLPDAQRAARTGGAPDPWLAGWNAAQQEGLREVAESFAGVPVTTTPYLAREPVGPDALAELAAAGGVDPQALLSPVPRHGLAVKRMGEEFVLSLDLPLADRGDVDLKRRDAELLVSVGGHRRVLALPAVLTRCTVRGAAVRDGTLRVRFTPTPGAWPASLAAAGGTRG; encoded by the coding sequence GTGCGCATCGTCCTCTTCACGGGCAAGGGCGGCGTCGGCAAGACGACGACCGCCGCCGCCACCGCGGTGGCCGCCGCCCGCGCGGGGCTGCGCACGCTCGTGCTGTCGACCGACGCGGCGCACTCGCTCGGCGACGCGCTGGGGGTGCCGCTGCCGGACGCGCCGGCCACCGGGCCGGTCGACGTCGAGCCGCGGCTGCGGGCGCTGCACGCGAGCGCCGGCCGCACCCTGGACCCGTCCTGGCGGCTCGTGCAGGACTACCTGCTGCGCGTCCTCGACAGCGTCGGGGTCGACCCGGTCGTCGCCGACGAGCTGACCGCCCTGCCCGGCGCCGACGAGGTCGCCGCGCTCCTCGCGCTGCACGAGCACGCCGGATCGGGCGAGCACGACCTGGTCGTCGTCGACTGCGCGCCGACGGCCGAGACGCTGCGGCTGCTCGCGCTGCCCGAGGCGCTCGCGTGGCACCTCGAGCGGCTGCTGCCCGCGCAGCGGGGGCTGCTGCGCACCCTGCGACCGGCGGCGACGGCGGCCGCCGGGGTCCCGCTGCCCGGTCCCGAGGTCGTCGAGACGGTGCGCGGGTGGCTCCAGCGGATGCGCGAGGTGCAGCGGCTGCTCACCGGGCAGCAGGCCTCGGTCCGCCTCGTGACGACGCCCGAGCGGGTGGTCGTCGCCGAGTCGCGCCGCACCTGGACCTCGTTGTCGCTGTACGGCGTCGCGGTCGACGGGGTCGTCGTCAACCGGCTCCTGCCGGACGCGCAGCGCGCCGCCCGGACGGGTGGCGCGCCCGACCCGTGGCTGGCGGGGTGGAACGCCGCCCAGCAGGAGGGGCTGCGCGAGGTGGCGGAGTCGTTCGCCGGGGTGCCCGTCACGACGACGCCGTACCTCGCCCGCGAGCCCGTCGGTCCGGACGCCCTCGCCGAGCTCGCCGCGGCCGGCGGGGTCGACCCGCAGGCGCTGCTCTCGCCCGTCCCGCGCCACGGCCTGGCCGTCAAGCGGATGGGGGAGGAGTTCGTCCTCTCGCTCGACCTGCCGCTGGCCGACCGCGGCGACGTCGACCTCAAGCGCCGCGACGCCGAGCTGCTCGTCTCCGTCGGCGGGCACCGCCGGGTCCTCGCGCTACCCGCCGTCCTCACCCGGTGCACGGTGCGCGGTGCGGCCGTGCGCGACGGCACGTTGCGGGTGCGCTTCACCCCGACCCCGGGGGCCTGGCCGGCGAGCCTGGCCGCAGCGGGCGGCACGCGTGGCTGA
- a CDS encoding SRPBCC family protein, translating into MADRTESSIQIAADPGRVLDAIADFPAYPSWAGDVKKVTVLSEEGDGWADQVEFVLDAGVIKDTYVLDYDWEVAEDGTGVVSWQLVRATVLKSMNGSYTLDADDAGTRVTYRLAVDLNIPMLGMLKRKAEKVIVETALKELKKHVEA; encoded by the coding sequence ATGGCCGACCGCACCGAGTCCTCGATCCAGATCGCGGCCGACCCCGGCCGCGTCCTCGACGCGATCGCCGACTTCCCGGCGTACCCGTCGTGGGCCGGCGACGTCAAGAAGGTCACCGTCCTGTCCGAGGAGGGCGACGGGTGGGCCGACCAGGTCGAGTTCGTCCTCGACGCGGGCGTCATCAAGGACACCTACGTCCTCGACTACGACTGGGAGGTCGCCGAGGACGGCACCGGCGTCGTCTCCTGGCAGCTCGTGCGCGCCACGGTCCTCAAGAGCATGAACGGCTCCTACACCCTCGACGCCGACGACGCCGGCACCCGGGTCACCTACCGGCTCGCGGTCGACCTCAACATCCCCATGCTCGGGATGCTCAAGCGCAAGGCGGAGAAGGTCATCGTCGAGACGGCCCTCAAGGAGCTCAAGAAGCACGTCGAGGCCTGA
- a CDS encoding AMP-dependent synthetase/ligase: MPDTVVAPLAPPTTEGNLALTVVRNATEQPHAVVFAQRAGEGWADVTAAQFRRDVDALAKGLVAAGVGVGDRVGLMSRTRYEWTLVDYAVWTAGAVTVPIYETSSPDQVAWILQDSGARAVVVETEQHAAAVAQVRDRVEGLQDVWSIDGGGLDELVAAGREVPDDDLEARRRSTDRTSLATIIYTSGTTGRPKGCELTHGNFKDLAENAQRKLEQVVEAEGASTLLFLPLAHVFARFIQVLCVEAGARMGHSADIKTLLPDFASFRPTFILAVPRVFEKVYNSAEQTATGDGKGAIFARAAATAIAWSEAQDTGGPGLLLRGQHKVFDLLVYGKLRAALGGRVQYAVSGGAPLGTRLGHFFRGIGVVVLEGYGLTETTAPATVNTPERVKIGTVGRPLPGVGIRIADDGEVLIQGVNVFARYHDNPEATADAVRDGWFHTGDLGEVDADGFLRITGRKKEILVTAGGKNVAPAVLEDRLRAHPLVSQCMVVGDGKPFIAALVTLDEEMLPSWAKNHGKPGLSLDAARTDPDVRAEIGQAVADANTAVSKAESIRKFVILPGDFTEESGHLTPSLKLKRNLVMRDFGDEVEELYAGGRD, translated from the coding sequence GTGCCCGACACCGTCGTCGCCCCGCTCGCGCCCCCGACCACGGAAGGCAACCTCGCGCTGACGGTCGTGCGCAACGCCACCGAGCAGCCGCACGCCGTGGTCTTCGCGCAGCGGGCGGGCGAGGGCTGGGCCGACGTCACGGCGGCGCAGTTCCGCCGCGACGTCGACGCGCTGGCCAAGGGCCTCGTCGCCGCGGGTGTCGGGGTGGGCGACCGCGTGGGCCTGATGTCGCGCACCCGTTACGAGTGGACGCTCGTCGACTACGCGGTGTGGACCGCCGGGGCGGTGACGGTGCCGATCTACGAGACGTCCTCGCCGGACCAGGTCGCGTGGATCCTCCAGGACTCCGGCGCCCGCGCGGTCGTCGTCGAGACCGAGCAGCACGCGGCGGCGGTCGCGCAGGTGCGCGACCGGGTCGAGGGCCTGCAGGACGTGTGGTCCATCGACGGCGGCGGCCTCGACGAGCTCGTCGCCGCCGGCCGCGAGGTGCCCGACGACGACCTCGAGGCGCGGCGGCGCAGCACCGACCGGACCTCGCTGGCGACGATCATCTACACCTCGGGGACGACCGGGCGCCCGAAGGGGTGCGAGCTGACCCACGGCAACTTCAAGGACCTGGCCGAGAACGCGCAGCGCAAGCTCGAGCAGGTCGTCGAGGCCGAGGGCGCCTCGACGCTGCTCTTCCTGCCGCTGGCGCACGTCTTCGCCCGCTTCATCCAGGTGCTGTGCGTCGAGGCCGGCGCGCGGATGGGGCACTCGGCCGACATCAAGACGCTGCTGCCGGACTTCGCCAGCTTCCGGCCGACCTTCATCCTCGCCGTCCCGCGGGTGTTCGAGAAGGTCTACAACTCGGCCGAGCAGACGGCGACCGGCGACGGCAAGGGGGCGATCTTCGCCCGCGCCGCGGCGACGGCGATCGCGTGGAGCGAGGCGCAGGACACCGGTGGCCCGGGGCTGCTGCTGCGGGGGCAGCACAAGGTCTTCGACCTGCTCGTCTACGGGAAGCTGCGGGCGGCGCTCGGCGGCCGGGTGCAGTACGCCGTCTCGGGCGGCGCCCCGCTCGGCACCCGTCTCGGCCACTTCTTCCGCGGCATCGGGGTCGTCGTCCTCGAGGGCTACGGCCTCACCGAGACGACCGCGCCGGCGACGGTCAACACCCCGGAGCGGGTCAAGATCGGCACGGTCGGCCGCCCGCTGCCGGGCGTGGGCATCCGGATCGCCGACGACGGCGAGGTGCTCATTCAGGGCGTCAACGTCTTCGCCCGCTACCACGACAACCCGGAGGCGACCGCGGACGCGGTGCGCGACGGGTGGTTCCATACCGGCGACCTCGGCGAGGTCGACGCCGACGGCTTCCTGCGGATCACGGGGCGCAAGAAGGAGATCCTCGTGACGGCGGGCGGCAAGAACGTTGCGCCGGCGGTGCTCGAGGACCGGCTGCGCGCCCACCCCCTCGTCTCCCAGTGCATGGTCGTCGGCGACGGCAAGCCGTTCATCGCGGCGCTCGTCACCCTCGACGAGGAGATGCTGCCGAGCTGGGCCAAGAACCACGGCAAGCCCGGGCTGAGCCTCGACGCCGCCCGCACCGACCCGGACGTCCGCGCCGAGATCGGGCAGGCCGTGGCCGACGCGAACACGGCGGTGAGCAAGGCCGAGTCGATCCGCAAGTTCGTCATCCTCCCGGGCGACTTCACCGAGGAGAGCGGGCACCTCACGCCGTCGCTCAAGCTCAAGCGCAACCTCGTCATGCGCGACTTCGGCGACGAGGTCGAGGAGCTCTACGCGGGCGGGCGCGACTGA
- a CDS encoding NUDIX hydrolase, with amino-acid sequence MTTAAGTPHDPPTPVVRRRAARLLLLDEDLTHVLLIRGCDPRRPEAPYWFTVGGGVDAGEGPREAAVREAREEVGLDLDTAEVDGPFLPHDVAFPFDGVVIEQHQDVWVAVVPRTTPRFLGVDDVERAATLEVRWVPLDGLAALGEPVFPAPDAVAEVVARWRAVRASATGQSRPPA; translated from the coding sequence ATGACCACCGCCGCAGGGACGCCCCACGACCCGCCCACCCCGGTGGTACGACGCCGCGCCGCCCGCCTGCTGCTCCTCGACGAGGACCTCACCCACGTCCTGCTCATCCGCGGCTGCGACCCGCGCCGACCCGAGGCGCCGTACTGGTTCACCGTCGGTGGCGGCGTCGACGCGGGGGAGGGGCCGCGGGAGGCCGCCGTCCGCGAGGCGCGCGAGGAGGTCGGTCTCGACCTCGACACGGCCGAGGTGGACGGGCCGTTCCTGCCCCACGACGTCGCGTTCCCCTTCGACGGCGTCGTCATCGAGCAGCACCAGGACGTCTGGGTGGCCGTCGTGCCCCGGACCACGCCGCGCTTCCTCGGCGTGGACGACGTCGAGCGAGCGGCCACCCTCGAGGTGCGCTGGGTCCCGCTGGACGGGCTCGCCGCGTTGGGTGAGCCGGTGTTCCCCGCCCCGGACGCGGTCGCCGAGGTCGTCGCGCGGTGGCGGGCGGTCCGCGCGAGCGCGACCGGTCAGTCGCGCCCGCCCGCGTAG